One genomic region from Rosa rugosa chromosome 1, drRosRugo1.1, whole genome shotgun sequence encodes:
- the LOC133726541 gene encoding homeobox-leucine zipper protein HAT5, with product MEPGRLFFEPQQGGGGNMLFLGSGDHVFRGPRSIIGMEETSRRRSFFSTQDELYEEEYYDEQMPEKKRRLTAEQVHLLEKSFETDNKLEPDRKTQLAKKLGLQPRQVAVWFQNRRARWKTKQLERDYDVLKASYDSLLANNDSILKENQKLKSEVVAITEKLEAKDQEEKGAAFAGDHHHHHHHEKRLPGHLLPGEKEMITDVNVPMSLQFDVKVEDRLSSGSGASAVVDEEGPQHVDSGDSYFPSSSDVHNYPPHPPHDHHHCMGLVGGVHSEDDGGDDGQSYFSDVFAAAAAEQQQQQPEEGVSMGWWVWS from the exons ATGGAGCCAGGCCGTCTTTTCTTTGAGCCTCAGCAAGGTGGTGGCGGCAACATGTTGTTCCTCGGGAGTGGTGATCACGTTTTCCGAG GGCCGAGATCGATAATTGGCATGGAGGAAACTTCGAGGAGGCGATCGTTTTTCAGCACGCAAGATGAATTGTACGAGGAGGAATATTACGACGAGCAGATGCCAGAGAAGAAGCGCCGCCTCACGGCCGAGCAG GTGCATCTGCTGGAGAAGAGCTTTGAGACAGATAACAAACTGGAGCCGGATCGGAAGACGCAGCTGGCCAAGAAGCTAGGGCTGCAGCCAAGACAGGTGGCTGTGTGGTTCCAGAATCGTAGGGCTCGCTGGAAGACAAAGCAGCTTGAGCGCGATTATGATGTTCTAAAAGCCTCTTATGACTCCCTTTTGGCTAACAATGATTCTATCCTCAAGGAGAATCAGAAGCTCAAATCCGAG GTGGTCGCCATAACTGAGAAACTTGAAGCTAAAGATCAGGAGGAAAAAGGAGCAGCATTTGCAggtgatcatcatcatcatcatcatcatgagaAGCGACTCCCTGGTCATCTTCTTCCAGGTGAGAAAGAGATGATCACGGATGTCAATGTTCCAATGAGCCTCCAGTTCGACGTGAAGGTTGAGGATCGCCTGAGCTCCGGGAGCGGCGCTTCGGCCGTGGTGGACGAGGAAGGCCCTCAGCACGTGGACAGCGGTGACTCGTATTTCCCAAGTAGCTCTGACGTCCACAATTatcctcctcatcctccacATGATCATCACCACTGCATGGGGCTAGTAGGTGGGGTCCACTCGGAGGACGATGGCGGCGATGACGGTCAGAGTTACTTCTCTGATGTGTttgccgccgccgccgcagagcagcagcagcagcagccggAGGAGGGCGTGTCGATGGGTTGGTGGGTGTGGTCCTAA
- the LOC133706645 gene encoding bidirectional sugar transporter SWEET6b-like, which translates to MGYAATARFVVGVIGNVISAGLFLSPVPTFLQIWRKKDVEAFDPKPYLATVLNCLFWCYYGMPFVNPNSILVVTINGAGLVIELIYLAIFFLYVPAKGRKKVTTYLVCEFVFFAAIVVATMLTISEHKMVMNRPLRAVVVGIICDVFNVIMYSSPLFIVRKVIKTKSVKYMPFLLSLANFLNGCCWTAYALIGKVDYFILISNGLGAIAGAIQLIVYAKYYKTTPKEDPSSKPTNEVQLSTNV; encoded by the exons ATGGGGTACGCAGCTACTGCTAGGTTCGTGGTCGGTGTGATTG GAAATGTCATCTCTGCCGGGCTTTTTCTTTCCCCAGT TCCTACGTTCTTACAAATATGGAGAAAGAAAGATGTGGAAGCTTTCGATCCAAAACCTTACCTTGCTACAGTGTTAAACTGTTTGTTTTGGTGTTATTACGGAATGCCATTCGTCAATCCAAACAGTATTTTAGTTGTCACCATTAATGGAGCTGGGCTAGTAATAGAGCTTATATATCTTGCTATATTCTTCCTTTATGTTCCAGCAAAAGGACGG AAAAAGGTTACCACATACTTAGTATGtgaatttgttttctttgcgGCTATTGTGGTTGCAACTATGTTGACAATATCTGAGCATAAGATGGTGATGAATCGACCTCTGCGGGCTGTCGTAGTTGGTATTATCTGTGATGTTTTCAATGTTATCATGTATAGCTCTCCTCTGTTCATTGTG AGAAAAGTCATCAAAACGAAGAGTGTGAAATACATGCCATTCCTTCTCTCATTGGCCAATTTTCTGAATGGTTGTTGTTGGACTGCATATGCTCTTATTGGAAAAGTGGACTACTTCATTTTG ATTAGCAACGGTCTCGGTGCAATTGCTGGAGCAATTCAATTGATAGTGTATGCAAAATACTACAAAACTACACCAAAAGAAGACCCTTCTAGCAAGCCTACTAATGAAGTGCAACTTTCTACTAATGTCTAA
- the LOC133706651 gene encoding uncharacterized protein LOC133706651: MEMGANQQEVQSMFVMVRFNRGPYHGAVYKVKLEHGESGEASAGAEVESSLPVLNPVSTFFDKSFELPKNCLFEGARFGSKLYLMANGHGSPCKPVTTVNSFVCDMNSSSDLQQFSPPKAAKPFGAVISAYGMLYYFAHPSSSPHIPDPSFERYNPTTNLWESLPSYPYKTLPKPCMEVVGYAVCYGYILFSMYNRKECAVLAFHIGTEKWHQVKITNPSEASSYYPFLGRAVVVDNIIYAPSFFPDEVIAFSFWRDSDHNCFLGTPLPLMVMDTPHPPSPLMGRITKNLVHLGMLHFCLVQTGRNQCSVEHQYLCITTFRILREEGGMDVRTLRSSVFQVGMMGSGAFHVNFSFTPDCEDIEPEEQYCPTAPAGSKSESALTSEEKGNKDHCRWDVATGKQEDFFSIPTKPLIPS; encoded by the exons ATGGAGATGGGTGCAAACCAGCAGGAAGTTCAATCCATGTTTGTTATGGTGAGATTCAATCGTGGTCCATACCATGGTGCAGTATATAAAGTAAAACTTGAGCATGGAGAATCTGGTGAAGCTTCCGCAGGGGCTGAAGTTGAATCCTCTCTGCCGGTACTTAACCCGGTGTCTACTTTTTTTGATAAGAGTTTTGAGCTCCCGAAGAATTGTTTGTTTGAGGGTGCGAGGTTTGGCTCCAAGTTATATCTAATGGCAAATGGACATGGTTCGCCTTGCAAGCCCGTCACAACCGTCAATTCCTTTGTTTGTGACATGAACTCGAGCTCAGACCTCCAGCAATTCTCTCCGCCCAAAGCTGCTAAACCATTTGGTGCTGTTATATCTGCATATGGGATGCTTTATTATTTTGCACATCCATCAAGCTCCCCACATATCCCAGACCCTTCGTTTGAGCGATATAATCCCACCACTAATTTATGGGAATCCTTGCCTTCCTATCCATATAAGACTCTGCCTAAGCCATGCATGGAGGTAGTAGGTTATGCCGTTTGTTATGGCTACATATTGTTTTCAATGTACAACCGCAAGGAATGTGCAGTGCTAGCTTTTCATATTGGTACAGAAAAATGGCATCAAGTCAAAATCACCAATCCCAGCGAGGCTTCTTCTTATTATCCTTTTCTGGGGAGGGCTGTTGTTGTAGACAATATTATCTATGCCCCGTCTTTTTTCCCAGATGAAGTTATAGCATTCTCTTTTTGGCGAGATTCAGATCATAATTGTTTTCTAGGCACTCCATTACCTCTGATGGTAATGGATACTCCGCATCCCCCATCCCCGTTAATGGGGAGGATAACTAAAAATTTGGTTCATTTAGGGATGCTGCATTTTTGCCTTGTACAGACTGGCCGGAACCAATGTTCTGTTGAGCATCAATATCTTTGTATCACTACATTTCGAATCCTACGTGAGGAAGGTGGAATGGATGTCAGGACCCTACGTTCATCTGTATTTCAAGTCGGCATGATGGGCAGTGGCGCTTTCCATGTAAACTTCAGCTTCACACC GGACTGCGAGGATATTGAACCAGAAGAACAATACTGTCCAACTGCACCGGCCggaagtaaaagtgaaagtgcaTTGACTtcagaagaaaaaggaaataaagATCATTGTAGGTGGGATGTTGCAACTGGAAAACAAGAGGACTTCTTCTCCATTCCAACCAAACCGCTTATTCCAAGCTAG